The Raoultibacter phocaeensis genome contains a region encoding:
- a CDS encoding LysR family transcriptional regulator, protein MSSLEELIVFKDVVSTGNITRTSQRLHMSQPSVSIQIQNLEKEYGVQFFDRTNRGVKLTECGEVFYHYVEEIIQLTFEAREAIAQTSSCHSGDIHVGATFTIGEYLLPFIVREYCSDQGDTGIDAKIADTEVLARDVLDRKLHVALIEGPVPKEPNFTVETFWHDELVVIVPIEHPWCEAETIGFEELTTERLITREQGSGTRKVMELAFARNGFNYADLNIRLELGSTQAIKQAVRCGMGIAIISILTVQEECRLGQLVALRVKDCSFTRPLSILTHTKGHLTPDEQSFIELIRNQKKLLEIFPTPYQ, encoded by the coding sequence ATGAGCTCGTTAGAAGAGCTGATAGTGTTCAAAGACGTCGTGTCTACGGGCAACATAACCCGGACATCGCAGCGCCTGCACATGAGCCAACCGAGTGTCAGCATTCAGATCCAGAACCTCGAGAAGGAATACGGGGTGCAGTTTTTCGACCGCACGAACCGTGGAGTCAAACTCACCGAATGCGGGGAGGTGTTCTACCACTACGTCGAAGAGATCATCCAGCTTACATTCGAGGCGCGCGAGGCGATTGCCCAAACCTCCAGTTGCCACAGCGGCGACATCCATGTCGGAGCAACGTTCACCATCGGCGAATACCTGCTTCCCTTCATCGTGCGCGAGTACTGCAGCGATCAGGGAGATACCGGCATCGACGCGAAGATCGCAGACACCGAGGTGCTTGCACGCGATGTGCTCGACCGCAAGCTCCACGTCGCGCTCATCGAAGGCCCGGTTCCCAAGGAGCCGAATTTCACCGTCGAAACGTTTTGGCATGACGAGCTCGTGGTCATCGTCCCCATCGAACACCCCTGGTGCGAAGCCGAAACCATCGGCTTCGAGGAGCTCACGACGGAACGGCTCATAACCCGCGAACAGGGATCGGGCACGCGAAAAGTCATGGAGCTCGCATTCGCGCGCAACGGGTTCAATTACGCGGATCTGAACATCAGACTTGAGCTCGGCAGCACGCAGGCGATCAAGCAGGCGGTTCGATGCGGCATGGGCATCGCCATCATCTCCATCCTCACCGTCCAGGAAGAATGCAGGCTCGGGCAGCTCGTAGCGCTGCGCGTAAAAGACTGCTCCTTCACGCGCCCGCTCAGCATCCTCACGCACACCAAAGGCCACCTCACGCCCGACGAGCAATCGTTCATCGAGCTGATCCGCAACCAGAAGAAGCTGCTGGAGATATTTCCCACGCCCTACCAGTAA
- a CDS encoding DUF2461 domain-containing protein, producing MSTENILAFLSDVRDNNSLEWMHAHEPQKKQAQADFLDFVQACIDDLSALDPSLAHLEAKDLVFRINRDTRFSQNKAPYNPVFRAHISQAGRMPIPVGYFISIAPGSSFAGGGLFAPNFKDATKMVRNAIAEQPEAFLAIVEDDAFKRRFSFVGMPLKRVPQGFDAENPAAEYLKCKCWAVEEAVPDDVVADGDALRARLLESFRAMRPFNEFLNRALEGFEFPKR from the coding sequence ATGTCGACTGAGAACATCCTCGCCTTCCTCTCCGATGTGCGAGACAACAACAGTCTCGAATGGATGCACGCCCACGAACCTCAGAAGAAACAGGCGCAAGCAGACTTTCTTGACTTTGTGCAGGCGTGCATCGACGACCTCTCCGCACTCGATCCTTCGCTCGCGCACCTCGAAGCGAAGGACCTCGTGTTTCGCATCAACCGCGACACGCGGTTCAGCCAAAACAAGGCCCCGTACAACCCGGTGTTTCGAGCGCACATCTCGCAGGCAGGGCGCATGCCCATTCCCGTCGGGTACTTCATCAGCATCGCACCCGGCAGCTCGTTTGCAGGCGGCGGCCTGTTCGCACCTAACTTCAAGGACGCGACGAAGATGGTGCGCAACGCTATCGCCGAGCAGCCTGAAGCATTTCTCGCCATCGTCGAGGACGATGCGTTCAAACGGCGCTTCTCGTTCGTCGGCATGCCGCTCAAACGCGTGCCGCAGGGCTTCGATGCGGAAAACCCCGCCGCCGAGTACCTCAAATGCAAGTGCTGGGCTGTCGAGGAAGCCGTACCCGACGACGTAGTTGCAGACGGCGATGCTCTTCGCGCGCGGTTGCTCGAGAGCTTTCGCGCCATGCGCCCGTTCAACGAGTTCCTGAACCGTGCACTCGAGGGATTCGAATTCCCGAAACGGTGA
- a CDS encoding GNAT family N-acetyltransferase, whose product MNSTALRFRFATVDDIEGILEMIRRLAAYEHAEDEVKATPEILRTWMFEKRAAETVVVEAPDKGIVGIAVFFQNFSTWTGTGGMYLEDLYLDEAYRGAGTGRALMAHLAGICKERGWVRLDWACLDWNEPSLAFYERIGAERMDEWVHHRLSGAALDALAGEAFATCADTLPGEPFAGSAEALAREAH is encoded by the coding sequence ATGAACAGCACCGCTTTGCGCTTCCGATTTGCAACCGTTGACGATATCGAAGGCATCCTCGAGATGATCCGCAGGCTCGCCGCCTACGAGCACGCCGAAGACGAGGTGAAGGCCACGCCGGAGATTCTGAGAACCTGGATGTTCGAGAAGCGGGCGGCGGAAACGGTTGTGGTCGAAGCGCCTGATAAAGGTATCGTCGGGATAGCGGTGTTCTTCCAGAACTTCTCGACGTGGACGGGTACGGGCGGGATGTACCTTGAGGATCTCTACCTCGACGAGGCGTATCGCGGGGCAGGCACGGGCAGGGCGCTTATGGCGCACCTTGCCGGCATCTGCAAAGAGCGCGGGTGGGTGCGCCTCGATTGGGCGTGTCTCGACTGGAACGAGCCGAGCCTTGCGTTTTACGAGCGCATCGGCGCCGAGCGTATGGACGAATGGGTGCATCATCGGCTTTCGGGCGCCGCGCTCGACGCGCTCGCGGGGGAGGCCTTTGCCACCTGCGCCGATACGCTTCCCGGGGAGCCCTTTGCTGGAAGCGCCGAAGCGCTCGCTCGGGAGGCGCACTAA
- a CDS encoding RNA polymerase sigma factor, whose amino-acid sequence MTPTKLTPEEQASLVDQAIAGDQTALEALLESVNDLVFNLSLRFLGTICDAEDATQEIAVKIMTHLSTFRKESAFSTWVYRIAVNHLKDCRTHQFAHAPFSFEMYGADICDKRALEVPDLTEGVDTSLLARELKLSCTNVMLQCLDADARCAYVLGTMFKANSSTAADILGITPEAYRQRLSRARKTVAEFLAAYCQHGGSDACSCERRVNFAIATHRLTPNNLEYTALTEAESAEDAFIDAMDELDGYACLFDELPAYRSTPRTKKLLAACMKTQSFGTVVNTGKEVAYVD is encoded by the coding sequence ATGACACCGACTAAACTGACACCCGAGGAGCAGGCATCGCTGGTCGACCAGGCGATCGCCGGGGATCAAACCGCGCTCGAAGCGCTGCTCGAAAGCGTAAACGACCTCGTGTTCAACCTCTCGCTCCGCTTTCTCGGCACCATCTGCGACGCGGAGGACGCCACGCAGGAAATCGCTGTGAAGATCATGACGCACCTCTCGACCTTCCGAAAAGAAAGCGCATTTTCCACCTGGGTGTACCGCATCGCCGTAAACCACTTGAAGGACTGCCGCACGCACCAATTCGCACACGCGCCGTTCAGCTTCGAGATGTACGGGGCCGACATCTGCGACAAGCGCGCGCTCGAGGTGCCCGATCTCACCGAAGGCGTCGATACGAGCCTGCTTGCACGCGAACTCAAGCTCTCATGCACCAACGTCATGCTCCAGTGCCTCGATGCTGACGCCCGCTGCGCCTATGTGCTCGGGACGATGTTCAAGGCGAACAGCTCAACCGCCGCCGACATCCTCGGCATCACGCCCGAGGCGTATCGCCAGCGGCTTTCGCGCGCCCGAAAAACGGTTGCCGAGTTCCTCGCAGCCTACTGCCAGCACGGCGGCTCCGACGCCTGCTCGTGCGAGCGCCGCGTGAACTTCGCCATCGCTACACACCGCCTCACCCCGAACAACCTCGAGTACACGGCGCTCACCGAAGCCGAATCCGCCGAAGACGCGTTCATCGACGCCATGGACGAGCTCGACGGATACGCGTGTTTGTTCGACGAGCTGCCGGCGTACCGCTCGACGCCTCGCACCAAAAAGCTCCTTGCCGCCTGCATGAAAACGCAGAGTTTCGGCACCGTGGTCAACACGGGCAAGGAGGTGGCTTATGTCGACTGA
- a CDS encoding (Fe-S)-binding protein yields the protein MASSYKTVRTTDISKKDGLLSGLDTLATLPAPYDTNGLEPDFKAPKPEWAETNCCSLDGVVALDVMKRPQSKEEEDELIRKFLAGLEKLFLDANNRYLQPLTLTMDYCAKCNTCSEACHIFQATSGDEIYRPIFRVDVLRKLYKRYFTPSGKLLKGFAGADIDLNWETIARLGELAYRCNLCRRCAQVCPLGLDNGMMAREIRKIFSQEMGIAPTPVHTKGTQLQLKVGSTTGLSKAALLDTLEFIEEDIEEQTGRKITFPIDKKGADVLLMHNAGEFLAWPENPAAFAILLDEAGIDWTLSSDMLGYDSVNYGIWYDDVQAKNVAMGQFEAAKKLGVNRIVIGECGHAHKASIVGADRMADAEHRIPVESFLPMMADLVKNGRLKFDPSKNDFPVTLHDPCNMVRQMGIVKPQREILKAICPQFREMTPHGVDNYCCGGGSGFAIMNSYNFGDFRDKVSARVKFAQIINAFPDEFENPDIVKYVCAPCSNCKGTIRDILKVYKATATYNVQYGGIVELMVNGLASMDRPYFDFLSLQ from the coding sequence ATGGCATCCTCGTACAAAACGGTGAGGACCACCGACATTTCGAAGAAAGACGGGTTGTTGAGCGGACTCGACACCTTGGCGACGCTGCCCGCGCCCTACGATACCAACGGACTCGAACCCGATTTCAAGGCACCGAAGCCGGAGTGGGCCGAGACGAACTGTTGCTCGCTCGACGGCGTGGTGGCCCTCGATGTCATGAAGCGGCCCCAGTCCAAAGAGGAAGAGGACGAGCTTATCCGAAAATTCCTCGCGGGTCTCGAAAAACTGTTCCTCGATGCGAACAACCGGTACCTCCAGCCGCTTACCTTGACGATGGATTACTGTGCCAAGTGCAACACCTGCTCGGAAGCGTGCCATATCTTCCAGGCTACGAGTGGCGACGAGATATACCGCCCGATTTTCCGCGTCGACGTGCTGCGCAAGCTGTACAAGCGCTACTTTACGCCGAGCGGAAAGCTGCTCAAAGGCTTCGCGGGTGCGGACATCGATCTCAACTGGGAGACGATCGCGCGCCTCGGCGAGCTCGCCTACCGCTGCAACCTGTGCCGCCGGTGCGCGCAGGTGTGTCCTTTAGGACTCGATAACGGCATGATGGCCCGCGAAATTCGCAAGATATTCAGCCAGGAGATGGGCATCGCGCCGACGCCGGTGCACACGAAGGGAACCCAGCTCCAGCTCAAAGTCGGGTCGACCACGGGTCTGTCGAAGGCGGCCTTGCTCGATACGCTCGAGTTCATCGAGGAGGATATCGAGGAGCAGACGGGGCGCAAGATCACATTCCCGATCGACAAGAAGGGCGCCGACGTGCTTTTGATGCACAACGCGGGCGAGTTCTTGGCGTGGCCCGAAAACCCCGCTGCGTTCGCAATCCTGCTCGACGAGGCGGGCATCGATTGGACGCTCAGCTCCGACATGCTCGGCTACGACAGCGTGAACTACGGCATCTGGTACGACGACGTGCAGGCTAAAAACGTTGCCATGGGGCAGTTCGAGGCGGCGAAGAAACTCGGCGTGAACAGGATCGTCATCGGGGAGTGCGGCCATGCCCACAAAGCGTCGATCGTGGGAGCCGACCGCATGGCCGATGCCGAACACCGCATACCCGTCGAGAGCTTTTTGCCGATGATGGCCGATCTGGTGAAGAACGGGCGGCTCAAGTTCGATCCGTCGAAGAACGATTTTCCCGTCACGCTGCACGATCCGTGCAATATGGTCAGGCAGATGGGCATCGTGAAGCCGCAACGCGAAATCCTCAAGGCGATCTGCCCGCAGTTCCGCGAGATGACGCCGCACGGAGTCGACAACTACTGCTGTGGAGGCGGCAGCGGATTTGCGATCATGAACTCGTACAACTTCGGCGATTTCCGCGACAAAGTGAGCGCACGCGTCAAGTTCGCGCAGATCATCAACGCGTTTCCCGACGAATTCGAGAACCCCGACATCGTGAAGTACGTATGCGCCCCGTGCTCCAACTGCAAGGGCACCATTCGCGACATCCTCAAGGTGTACAAGGCAACCGCCACCTACAACGTGCAGTACGGCGGCATCGTCGAGCTGATGGTGAACGGGCTTGCGAGCATGGATCGGCCGTACTTCGATTTCCTTTCCCTTCAGTAG
- a CDS encoding ABC transporter ATP-binding protein: MEAIRKDAACGPSCFAEVGACEAIVIDDVSFSYGKEPFIEGLSAAFSSGAITSIVGPNGCGKSTLVKLVDGINCPSRGRVLIGGVPTLSMGGKERARKVAVLAQASRPPAMSVEALVACGRYPYQAHSGRLGDEDREHVERAMELAGVERFRNHDLRRLSGGERQRAFIAMTLAQDTGIIVLDEPTTYLDIGACHETMELVRRLNAEMGKTVVMVIHDLDLALRYSDELMVMERGRRTFSGSVEAVLESGAIEHAFGVHIHSVACEHGRSYSLYPS, translated from the coding sequence GTTTCTTTCTCCTACGGTAAGGAGCCGTTCATCGAAGGATTGTCGGCCGCATTCTCGTCGGGTGCGATCACGAGCATCGTTGGCCCGAACGGATGCGGCAAATCGACGCTCGTGAAGCTCGTCGATGGGATCAACTGCCCATCGCGCGGGCGTGTGCTCATCGGCGGCGTACCCACGCTTTCGATGGGCGGTAAGGAACGGGCGCGCAAAGTTGCTGTGCTCGCGCAGGCTTCGAGGCCTCCAGCCATGAGCGTCGAAGCGCTCGTCGCATGCGGACGCTACCCCTACCAGGCGCACAGCGGCAGACTCGGCGACGAGGACCGCGAACACGTGGAGCGCGCAATGGAGCTTGCGGGCGTCGAGCGCTTTCGCAACCATGATCTGCGCAGGCTTTCGGGCGGCGAGCGTCAGCGGGCGTTCATCGCCATGACGCTCGCTCAGGATACCGGCATCATCGTGCTCGACGAGCCGACTACGTATCTGGATATCGGGGCCTGCCACGAGACCATGGAGCTCGTGCGCCGCCTCAATGCCGAAATGGGAAAAACCGTCGTCATGGTTATCCACGACCTCGATTTGGCGCTGCGCTACTCCGATGAGCTTATGGTTATGGAGCGGGGCCGACGCACGTTTTCGGGATCGGTCGAGGCCGTGCTGGAATCGGGCGCGATCGAGCATGCCTTCGGCGTGCACATCCATTCCGTCGCCTGCGAGCACGGAAGGTCGTACAGTCTGTATCCGTCGTAG
- a CDS encoding respiratory nitrate reductase subunit gamma, with the protein MVVDMVVSVFILLAMIGFFALSLRKAWKFAHMQIHARLDLYPVPKEGAGRAEYGGSYLEEQEWWTKPRKIDRIHETTEILKEMIFIKKLFENHRSLWWASYALHLGIYVMLGWSVLLLISVFWHPAAFVLVVEIIGAVGFALSTAGCLLLLVRRTTDRVLEKYTTPQEYFNIVLLLTVLLTGAYSWFFEASPFVVATQVITLSAHDLPPIVLVHLVLLGIMFLYIPLSKMSHYVGKFFTYHKVLWDNDPNVADSAVARKFEKAAAQPPKTGWSSSQARSASPDTSETSKG; encoded by the coding sequence ATGGTGGTCGACATGGTTGTATCCGTATTCATCCTGCTCGCTATGATCGGTTTTTTCGCACTCTCGCTGAGAAAAGCATGGAAGTTCGCGCACATGCAGATCCATGCGCGGCTCGACTTGTATCCCGTGCCGAAAGAAGGCGCGGGGCGCGCGGAATACGGCGGTTCCTACCTTGAAGAGCAAGAGTGGTGGACCAAGCCGCGCAAGATCGATCGCATCCACGAGACGACCGAGATTCTCAAGGAAATGATCTTCATCAAGAAGCTGTTCGAGAACCATCGGAGCCTCTGGTGGGCGTCGTATGCGCTCCATCTGGGCATCTACGTCATGCTCGGCTGGTCGGTTCTGCTTTTGATCAGCGTGTTCTGGCATCCTGCTGCTTTCGTGCTCGTCGTGGAGATCATCGGCGCTGTTGGGTTCGCTTTGAGCACGGCCGGCTGTCTGCTTCTTCTCGTACGGCGCACGACCGATAGGGTTTTGGAAAAGTACACGACGCCGCAAGAGTACTTCAACATCGTACTTTTGCTCACCGTGCTTTTGACCGGCGCCTACTCGTGGTTCTTCGAGGCGTCGCCGTTTGTCGTCGCCACCCAGGTGATCACGCTGAGCGCGCACGACCTGCCGCCGATCGTTTTGGTGCACCTCGTGCTGCTCGGCATCATGTTTCTCTACATCCCCCTCAGCAAAATGAGCCATTACGTGGGGAAGTTCTTCACGTACCACAAGGTCCTGTGGGATAACGACCCCAACGTGGCGGACAGCGCGGTAGCGCGCAAGTTCGAAAAAGCCGCAGCTCAGCCTCCGAAGACTGGGTGGTCGTCCTCGCAGGCGCGAAGCGCTTCGCCCGATACGTCCGAAACATCGAAAGGATAG
- a CDS encoding thiamine diphosphokinase, whose product MGACALVGAVEFNAEHFSAQRFDAVIAVDAGYAHLEKIKVEPDLVVGDFDSLGYVPDHPRIETHPSHKDASDIELAMQRAAELGFDTLVVYGCLSGRLDHTYGTLQLLARFARRGLRAFAVGDTFAVCALEGGAYNALEFDAVEAGTLSAFAVSDTVRGVDEIGLEYPLDKAVLVNDEPLGVSNEFIGKPVKVAIEEGTLLVFFPLHAWNSMRSTV is encoded by the coding sequence ATGGGCGCCTGCGCGCTCGTGGGGGCGGTCGAGTTCAACGCCGAGCACTTTTCGGCGCAGCGCTTCGACGCGGTGATCGCTGTCGATGCGGGCTATGCCCATCTTGAGAAGATTAAAGTCGAACCCGATCTCGTCGTGGGCGATTTCGACTCGCTCGGGTATGTGCCTGATCATCCCCGTATCGAAACGCATCCGTCGCATAAGGATGCAAGCGACATCGAGCTCGCGATGCAGCGCGCCGCCGAACTCGGGTTCGATACCCTTGTTGTATACGGCTGCCTCTCGGGGCGGCTCGACCACACCTACGGCACGCTGCAGCTGCTCGCGCGGTTCGCTCGTCGCGGCTTGCGCGCGTTTGCGGTGGGGGATACGTTTGCCGTGTGCGCCCTTGAGGGGGGAGCGTACAACGCCCTCGAATTCGATGCGGTGGAAGCGGGCACGCTCTCGGCGTTCGCTGTTTCTGATACCGTGCGCGGTGTCGATGAGATCGGGCTCGAATACCCGCTCGATAAGGCGGTGCTCGTCAACGATGAACCGCTCGGCGTATCGAACGAGTTCATCGGAAAACCGGTGAAGGTTGCTATCGAAGAGGGCACGCTGCTCGTGTTCTTCCCCCTGCACGCGTGGAATTCGATGCGCTCCACTGTGTGA